One region of Tamandua tetradactyla isolate mTamTet1 chromosome 6, mTamTet1.pri, whole genome shotgun sequence genomic DNA includes:
- the RHPN1 gene encoding rhophilin-1: MVPEAPPDSTLKMTPGIEPGSLAWQGPDPLVQTPRGRLQGRRARIHQQINKELRMRTGAENLYRATSNNRVRETVALELSYVNSSLQLLKEELEELDSSGEAPRPESEGLGIPMIPLGLKDTKELDWSTPLKELISGHFGEDSAAYEAEIRELEGLRQAMRTPSRDQAGLELLVAYYNQLSFLDARFCGPARSLGLFFHWYDSLTGVPAQQRALAFEKGSVLFNIGALYTQIGARQDRSCAEGVSRAVEAFQRAAGAFSLLRENFSNAPSPDMSAASLAVLERLMAAQAQECAFQGLALPAPAPPHDSLAQLRLAQEAAQVAAEYGQVHRTMAQPPACDCMPSSWAALVHVKAEHFRALAHYHTALALCDGAPASDGELPTHEQVFLQLRPAKPQCPALPQEPEERCLLGKAHLKRAILGQEEALRLHAMCRVPRAVDLLQDAVAQALRCSLAKYSELDREDDFLEATEVPDIRPKTQRKPEARTPSFSRVKVADIFHRLGPLSVFSAKNRWRLVGPVHVTRGEGGFGFTLRGDSPVLIAAVLPGSRAAAAGLKEGDYIVSVDGEPCKWWRHAEVVARLQGVGEEGVRLGVVTLLPGATPPNTGGRRPALLGPGSLLRSPKECGRETPVPARTSPKPLLGWGRKAKWGKAGSRPRPPGPAGATMPTPVPTVPSSSEHPG, from the exons AGCCACCAGCAACAACCGGGTGCGCGAGACGGTGGCCCTAGAGCTGAGCTACGTCAACTCCAGCCTGCAGCTGCTGAAGGAGGAGCTGGAGGAGCTGGACAGCAGCGGGGAAGCACCCCGGCCGGAGAG TGAAGGGCTCGGCATCCCCATGATCCCGCTGGGCCTGAAGGACACCAAGGAGCTGGACTGGTCCACGCCCCTGAAG GAGCTGATCTCAGGGCACTTTGGAGAAGACAGCGCTGCCTATGAGGCTGAAATCCGGGAGCTGGAGGGCCTGAGGCAG GCCATGCGGACCCCCAGCCGGGACCAGGCGGGCCTGGAGCTGCTCGTGGCCTACTACAACCAGCTCTCCTTCCTGGACGCGCGCTTCTGTGGCCCTGCCAGGAGCCTTGGGCTGTTCTTCCACTG GTACGACTCGCTCACGGGGGTCCCCGCCCAGCAGCGGGCCCTGGCCTTCGAGAAGGGCAGCGTGCTCTTCAACATTGGTGCCCTCTACACCCAAATCGGGGCGCGCCAGGACCGCTCCTGCGCCGAGGGCGTCAGCCGCGCGGTTGAGGCCTTCCAGAGGGCTGCTG GGGCCTTCAGCCTCCTGAGGGAGAACTTCTCCAACGCACCGAGCCCGGACATGAGCGCTGCTTCCCTGGCCGTGCTGGAGAGGCTCATGGCGGCCCAGGCCCAGGAGTGCGCCTTCCAGGGCCTCGCGCTTCCCGCCCCCGCGCCCCCCCACGACAGCCTGGCCCAGCTGCGCCTGGCCCAGGAGGCTGCCCAG GTGGCGGCTGAGTACGGGCAGGTGCACCGGACCATGGCCCAGCCACCTGCCTGCGACTGCATGCCCTCCTCCTGGGCTGCCCTCGTGCACGTGAAGGCCGAGCACTTCCGTGCCCTGGCGCACTACCACACGGCCCTGGCCCTCTGCGATGGTGCCC CAGCCAGCGATGGGGAGCTCCCCACGCATGAGCAGGTCTTCCTCCAGCTCCGGCCCGCTAAGCCCCAGTGCCCCGCACTTCCACAGGAGCCGGAAGAGCGCTGCCTGCTGG GCAAGGCCCACCTGAAGCGGGCCATCCTGGGACAGGAGGAGGCGCTGCGGCTGCACGCCATGTGCCGCGTGCCACGCGCAGTGGACCTGCTGCAGGATGCAGTGGCCCAGGCTCTGCGGTGCTCCCTGGCCAAGTACTCAGAGCTTGACCGCGAGGACGATTTTCTCGAGGCCACCGAGGTCCCGGACATCCGGC CTAAGACCCAGCGGAAGCCGGAGGCCAGGACGCCCAGCTTCTCCCGAGTGAAGGTGGCTGATATCTTCCACCGGCTG GGGCCCCTGTCCGTGTTCTCTGCCAAGAACCGGTGGCGGCTGGTGGGGCCTGTCCACGTGACCCGCGGAGAAGGAGGCTTCGGTTTCACGCTGCGCGGAGACTCGCCCGTCCTCATCGCCGCGGTCCTGCCGGGCAGCCGGGCTGCC GCGGCCGGCCTGAAGGAGGGCGACTACATCGTGTCGGTGGACGGGGAGCCGTGCAAGTGGTGGCGGCACGCAGAGGTGGTGGCGCGGCTGCAGGGCGTCGGTGAGGAGGGCGTGCGCCTGGGCGTGGTGACGTTGCTGCCTGGCGCCACGCCACCCAACACG GGTGGTCGCCGGCCGGCCCTGCTGGGACCAGGGAGCCTCCTGCGGAGCCCAAAGGAGTGTGGCCGTGAGACCCCGGTGCCCGCGCGGACTAGCCCCAAGCCTCTCCTTGGCTGGGGTCGCAAGGCCAAGTGGGGGAAGGCGGGGAGCAGGCCCCGGCCCCCAGGCCCTGCAGGTGCCACCATGCCCACCCCTGTGCCGACCGTGCCCTCGTCCTCTGAGCACCCAGGCTGA